The proteins below are encoded in one region of Brachyspira intermedia PWS/A:
- a CDS encoding ankyrin repeat domain-containing protein, whose translation MKKLIITALILISIISCNSKKTDNTEVTTDTNAINSNNTETSNNDEYVEDNNTEEINTDTAEISESGIEVPGWDLEAFNDLKNVKDAESLKSWEEKHGERSLIMALQYGDKKMVTELLSYGVNVDQTYLDNDSPLKTASAKGYLELVKEFIKRGADVNFIGDGNIDALHSAVMSTNENSLKIMKELLDAGAEVDLEYGWEEPVPILLDTIGVDESKCDLEKFKMLAEYGADINYVDSYGYPLIRYAVNAGCLDIVKYLVSKGIDPAMKYELKEYYPNVNISLLASTLYNSDTEMAKYLIEQGADVNTPIPSEDGYPLLLQAIDNGKTELVKLLIENGADTTVVNKEKKTVFDIAREKGYDDIVALDK comes from the coding sequence ATGAAAAAATTAATTATAACTGCTTTAATATTAATCAGTATAATAAGCTGTAATTCTAAAAAAACTGATAATACAGAAGTAACTACAGATACTAACGCAATTAATTCCAATAATACAGAAACATCTAATAATGATGAATATGTTGAAGATAATAATACTGAGGAAATTAATACTGATACTGCAGAAATTAGCGAATCAGGTATTGAAGTACCAGGATGGGATTTGGAGGCTTTTAATGATCTTAAAAATGTAAAGGATGCAGAGTCTTTAAAAAGCTGGGAAGAAAAACATGGAGAAAGAAGTTTAATAATGGCATTACAATACGGTGATAAAAAAATGGTTACAGAATTACTTTCTTACGGTGTTAATGTTGATCAGACTTATCTTGATAATGATAGTCCATTAAAAACAGCTTCTGCAAAAGGATATTTAGAACTTGTAAAAGAGTTTATAAAAAGAGGGGCAGATGTTAATTTTATAGGAGATGGAAATATTGATGCTTTACATTCAGCAGTAATGTCTACAAATGAAAATAGTTTAAAAATAATGAAAGAATTATTAGATGCAGGTGCTGAAGTAGATCTTGAGTATGGCTGGGAAGAACCTGTTCCTATATTACTTGACACAATTGGAGTTGACGAATCAAAATGTGATTTAGAAAAATTTAAAATGCTTGCTGAATATGGAGCTGATATAAATTATGTTGATAGTTATGGCTATCCTTTAATTCGTTATGCTGTTAATGCAGGCTGTTTGGATATAGTAAAATATTTAGTTTCAAAAGGCATTGATCCTGCTATGAAATATGAACTTAAAGAATACTATCCAAATGTAAATATTTCATTATTGGCTAGTACTCTTTATAATAGTGATACAGAAATGGCAAAGTATTTAATAGAGCAAGGTGCCGATGTAAATACTCCTATACCTTCAGAAGATGGTTATCCTTTACTGCTTCAGGCTATTGACAATGGAAAAACAGAGCTTGTTAAACTTTTAATAGAGAATGGAGCAGACACTACAGTTGTAAATAAGGAAAAGAAGACCGTTTTTGATATAGCCAGAGAAAAAGGCTATGATGATATTGTCGCTTTAGATAAATAA
- a CDS encoding ankyrin repeat domain-containing protein — protein sequence MKKIIITALMLIGIISCNSKKTDNTEATADTNAVNNNNTEISKNKISNNDDEKIYQGYASNDMWSIYKTTMLEEEKKLFNEIDSIKDKNSFNDWQSKNPSKSSLVFAIDKFPTEEKAIELISYGADVNMKDDNDSRTPLELASKMGYLKLVKKLIKKGADVNFREEEGGDIDALYYAVESEKNYHFEVVKELLNAGADTDIIYGTRNILNVAIIGRCNLEKVKLLTEHGADINYSNFEYGPVIAVAISQGCIDIVKYLVSQGVDSAMTYTNVYSLYSGKSYSLLNAAVRNKTTEIAEYLIEQGADINTQTDSVSGLPLIFVALRVENIELLKLLIEKGADTSVVDKDGKTIFDLAKEQGYDEIAALEK from the coding sequence ATGAAAAAAATAATTATAACAGCTTTAATGTTAATCGGTATAATAAGCTGTAATTCTAAAAAAACTGATAATACAGAAGCAACTGCAGATACTAATGCTGTTAATAACAATAATACAGAAATATCTAAGAATAAAATATCTAATAATGATGATGAAAAAATCTATCAGGGATATGCTTCTAATGATATGTGGAGTATATATAAAACTACAATGTTAGAAGAGGAAAAAAAATTATTTAATGAAATTGATTCTATAAAAGATAAAAATTCTTTCAATGATTGGCAGTCAAAAAATCCTAGTAAATCTTCTTTAGTATTTGCTATTGATAAATTTCCTACAGAAGAAAAGGCTATTGAATTAATATCTTATGGTGCTGATGTAAATATGAAAGATGATAATGATAGTAGGACTCCTTTAGAATTAGCTTCAAAAATGGGATATTTGAAACTTGTAAAAAAACTTATCAAAAAAGGGGCTGATGTTAATTTTAGAGAAGAAGAAGGAGGAGATATAGATGCTTTATATTATGCAGTAGAGTCTGAAAAAAATTATCATTTTGAAGTAGTAAAGGAATTATTAAATGCAGGAGCAGATACAGATATTATTTATGGTACTAGAAATATATTAAATGTTGCTATAATAGGAAGATGCAATTTAGAAAAAGTTAAACTACTTACAGAACATGGAGCAGATATAAATTATTCAAATTTTGAGTATGGCCCCGTAATTGCTGTTGCTATTTCTCAAGGATGTATTGATATAGTAAAATATTTAGTTTCTCAAGGTGTTGACTCTGCTATGACATATACCAATGTTTATTCATTATATTCCGGTAAAAGTTATTCATTACTTAATGCTGCAGTAAGAAATAAAACTACAGAAATAGCAGAATATTTAATAGAACAAGGTGCTGATATTAATACTCAAACTGATAGTGTTTCTGGTTTACCTTTAATATTTGTTGCTCTTAGAGTTGAAAATATTGAACTTCTTAAACTTTTGATAGAGAAAGGTGCAGATACTTCTGTTGTTGATAAAGACGGAAAAACAATTTTTGATTTAGCTAAAGAACAAGGCTATGATGAGATTGCAGCTTTAGAGAAATAA
- a CDS encoding ankyrin repeat domain-containing protein has translation MKNKIIIIFIITIMTAIALYASSESNNDELNNEDNTLIDPDKETDEYTENEEIKEETKNNNTFNDGNNYKLKNTVTTNEIIMPSEELLKLLEKNKKKTGVAEMIELINDGGINAASKDQLTIGDVTHYTNSTPLMIASSYGHYDIAKALIDNGALINLRTDDGFNALMEAVRTDNIEMAKLLIEHDSDINIKNKDGENMIILACENGNEEMFNLLVENNADINEKSSWGASALIYASEKGNINIMKYLIDNGIDVNGKADENGDTPLLWAVTGKNPYEASKLLIENGANVNATNDGGVAPATILAASTPKVVKLLKDNGADLDTKFLDYYPPIAIAAGEGNLEIVKALVENGADVNYYPNDINYTAIFHAIDQHNYEVAEYLFKNGVDLNIKMKPDNDYGRSIKESYNVLEYAEAIQDKKMINIVSKYYKKKK, from the coding sequence AATTATTATTATCTTTATAATAACTATAATGACTGCAATAGCTTTATATGCTAGTAGTGAAAGCAATAATGATGAATTAAATAATGAAGATAATACATTAATAGATCCTGATAAAGAAACTGATGAATATACTGAAAATGAAGAGATAAAAGAAGAAACAAAAAATAATAACACTTTTAATGACGGTAATAATTATAAATTAAAAAATACAGTAACTACAAATGAAATAATAATGCCTAGCGAAGAATTATTAAAACTATTAGAAAAAAATAAAAAGAAAACAGGCGTTGCTGAAATGATTGAATTGATAAATGATGGCGGTATAAATGCTGCTTCAAAAGATCAGCTTACTATAGGCGATGTTACACACTATACTAATTCTACCCCTTTAATGATAGCTTCATCATACGGGCATTATGATATAGCAAAAGCTTTGATTGATAATGGGGCTTTGATTAATTTAAGAACAGACGATGGATTTAATGCTTTAATGGAAGCTGTAAGAACTGATAATATAGAGATGGCAAAATTATTAATAGAACATGACTCTGATATAAATATAAAAAATAAAGATGGTGAAAATATGATTATACTTGCATGCGAAAACGGCAATGAAGAAATGTTTAATCTATTAGTAGAAAATAATGCAGATATAAATGAAAAATCATCATGGGGAGCATCTGCACTTATTTATGCTTCTGAAAAAGGCAATATCAATATAATGAAATATTTAATAGATAATGGAATAGATGTTAATGGAAAAGCTGATGAAAATGGGGACACTCCATTACTTTGGGCTGTTACAGGAAAAAATCCTTATGAAGCTTCAAAACTTTTAATAGAAAATGGTGCCAATGTAAATGCTACAAATGATGGCGGAGTTGCTCCTGCTACTATACTTGCGGCATCTACTCCTAAAGTGGTAAAACTCTTAAAAGATAATGGTGCCGATTTAGATACAAAATTTTTAGATTATTATCCTCCTATAGCAATTGCTGCAGGTGAGGGTAATTTAGAAATAGTTAAGGCATTGGTTGAAAATGGTGCTGATGTGAACTATTATCCTAATGATATAAACTATACTGCGATATTTCATGCTATAGACCAACATAATTATGAAGTTGCTGAATATTTATTTAAAAATGGTGTTGATTTAAATATAAAAATGAAACCTGATAATGACTATGGCAGAAGTATAAAAGAAAGCTACAATGTTTTAGAATATGCTGAGGCTATTCAGGATAAAAAAATGATTAACATAGTAAGCAAATATTATAAAAAGAAAAAATAA